Proteins found in one Limnohabitans sp. TEGF004 genomic segment:
- a CDS encoding transglutaminase family protein produces the protein MSIHAALHHVTQYSYDRLVELGPQVIRLRPAPHCRSNVISYSLKVEPEHFINWQQDPFANYQARLVFHEKTTEFKVTVDLVVEMAVYNPFDFFLEPHAEKFPFAYGVTSAQELAPYLVTNRFTPNFKHYFKCIDFKALKREPIRTIDFLVEINRKLHEDIAYTIRMEPGVQTPEETLTLRSGSCRDTAWLLVNLLRHCGLAARFASGYLIQLAPDVKSLDGPSGTEVDFTDLHAWCEVYLPGAGWIGLDPTSGLLAGEGHIPLACTPQPSSAAPIEGLVDEAEVEFGHEMKVTRVLESPRVTKPYTEDEWMEVLALGDEVDRRLVEGDVRLTMGGEPTFVTVHDRDAPEWNTDALGPTKRGFATELVHKLRAEYGDGGFLHFGQGKWYPGEQLPRWALGIYWRTDGHPCWHNPDLFADERVPSQYTTEDAQRFTQTLAHKLGLDDQYITPGYEDTWYYLWRERRLPVNVDPFDAKLDDEMERVRLRRVFSQGLDKTVGYVLPLKAGEVAGGPRWSTGPWFLRDERMYLVPGDSPMGLRLPLDSLPWVSQADYPYAIEQDHFAERKPLPHAAALRAQYSHHARHTHYDHHINTHVAGGGIAQGGTVGLQTGMGQDGFVPGTPHPVPAKDQSAHWITRTAICVEVRDPSRANGPAVELKAMENPQGLIYVFMPPLGDLEDYLELLSAIEATAEELGVRLVLEGYPPPRDVRLKVLQVTPDPGVIEVNIHPAHNWLEIVDHTEFLYKAAFESRLSAEKFMTDGRHTGTGGGNHIVMGGATPADSPFLRKPELLASLILYWHNHPSLSYLFSGMFIGPTSQAPRVDEARNDQIYELEIALAEIQKNRDKFGDDMPPWIVDRTLRNLLIDVTGNTHRSEFCIDKLYSPDSSTGRLGLLELRAFEMPPHERMSIVQQLLLRALVARFWEQPYKASATRWGTELHDRFLLPHFVKADFDDVLTELGDCGFQFDPEWFAPHFEFRFPRVGDLQTLGINLTLRNALEPWHVMGEEGSSGGTVRYVDSSLERIEVHVAGLNPSRHTITVNGRPLPLQPTGTVGEYVAGVRYRAWAPSSALHPTIGVHVPLTFDIVDTWMKRSVGGCQYHVAHPGGRNYDSFPVNAYEAESRRLSRFFPLAHTPGKLDVPQATVGVPASKEFPFTLDLRRD, from the coding sequence ATGTCTATCCATGCCGCACTTCACCACGTCACCCAATACAGCTACGACCGACTGGTTGAGTTAGGCCCACAGGTCATCCGCCTGCGCCCTGCCCCGCACTGCCGCAGCAACGTGATTTCGTACTCACTCAAGGTCGAGCCCGAGCATTTCATCAACTGGCAGCAAGACCCATTCGCCAACTACCAAGCCCGCTTGGTGTTTCATGAGAAGACGACCGAGTTCAAAGTCACGGTGGACTTGGTGGTGGAAATGGCGGTGTACAACCCGTTTGACTTCTTCCTCGAACCACACGCCGAAAAGTTCCCCTTCGCCTACGGCGTGACCTCGGCCCAAGAGCTGGCACCCTACTTGGTGACCAACCGCTTCACGCCCAACTTCAAGCACTACTTCAAGTGCATCGATTTCAAAGCGCTCAAGCGTGAGCCCATTCGCACGATCGACTTTCTGGTGGAGATCAACCGCAAGCTGCACGAAGACATTGCGTACACCATCCGCATGGAACCCGGCGTGCAGACGCCCGAAGAAACGCTCACCCTGCGCAGCGGCTCGTGCCGCGACACCGCATGGTTGCTGGTGAATTTGCTGCGTCACTGTGGTTTGGCAGCCCGCTTTGCCTCTGGCTATTTGATTCAACTCGCCCCCGATGTGAAGTCGCTCGACGGTCCCAGCGGCACCGAGGTGGACTTTACCGATTTGCACGCATGGTGCGAGGTGTATCTGCCCGGCGCAGGTTGGATTGGCCTTGACCCCACATCGGGCTTACTGGCTGGCGAAGGCCACATTCCGCTGGCTTGCACACCACAGCCATCGAGCGCTGCACCGATTGAAGGCTTGGTAGACGAAGCCGAGGTGGAATTTGGCCACGAGATGAAAGTCACCCGCGTGCTTGAATCACCACGCGTGACCAAGCCCTACACCGAAGACGAATGGATGGAGGTGCTGGCCTTGGGCGACGAGGTGGACCGCCGATTGGTGGAAGGCGATGTGCGACTGACCATGGGTGGCGAGCCCACCTTCGTCACCGTGCACGACCGCGACGCACCAGAATGGAACACCGATGCACTGGGCCCGACCAAACGCGGCTTTGCCACCGAATTGGTGCACAAGCTGCGTGCCGAATATGGCGATGGCGGCTTCTTGCATTTCGGCCAAGGCAAGTGGTACCCGGGCGAGCAGTTGCCGCGCTGGGCGCTGGGCATTTACTGGCGCACCGACGGCCACCCTTGTTGGCACAACCCCGATTTGTTTGCCGACGAACGTGTGCCAAGCCAATACACCACCGAAGACGCGCAACGCTTCACCCAAACCCTCGCGCACAAACTGGGGCTGGACGACCAATACATCACCCCCGGCTATGAAGACACGTGGTACTACCTGTGGCGTGAGCGCCGCTTGCCTGTGAACGTGGACCCGTTTGATGCCAAGCTCGACGATGAGATGGAGCGCGTGCGCCTGCGCCGTGTGTTCAGCCAAGGCCTAGACAAAACCGTGGGCTATGTGTTGCCTCTCAAAGCTGGCGAAGTGGCAGGCGGCCCGCGTTGGAGCACCGGCCCTTGGTTCTTGCGCGACGAGCGCATGTACCTCGTCCCCGGCGACTCGCCCATGGGCCTGCGCTTGCCACTCGACTCACTACCGTGGGTCAGCCAAGCCGACTACCCCTACGCGATTGAGCAAGACCACTTTGCTGAGCGCAAGCCCCTGCCCCACGCGGCGGCCTTGCGTGCGCAGTACTCGCACCACGCACGCCACACACATTACGACCACCACATCAACACGCATGTGGCGGGCGGCGGCATAGCCCAAGGCGGCACGGTGGGCCTGCAAACGGGCATGGGTCAAGACGGCTTTGTGCCGGGCACCCCGCACCCTGTGCCAGCCAAAGACCAATCGGCGCATTGGATTACCCGCACCGCCATTTGCGTGGAAGTGCGTGACCCATCGCGTGCCAACGGCCCCGCCGTTGAATTGAAGGCGATGGAAAACCCACAAGGTTTGATTTATGTGTTCATGCCGCCACTCGGCGACTTGGAAGACTACCTAGAGCTGCTCAGCGCCATCGAAGCCACGGCGGAAGAGTTGGGCGTGCGCCTTGTGTTGGAAGGCTATCCGCCCCCACGCGATGTGCGACTGAAAGTACTGCAAGTCACGCCTGACCCCGGTGTGATTGAGGTCAACATCCACCCCGCCCACAACTGGCTGGAAATCGTGGACCACACCGAGTTCTTGTACAAAGCCGCGTTTGAATCGCGCCTGTCTGCCGAGAAGTTCATGACCGATGGCCGACACACCGGCACAGGCGGCGGCAACCACATCGTCATGGGCGGGGCCACGCCTGCGGACAGCCCGTTTTTGCGCAAGCCAGAACTGTTGGCCTCGCTCATCTTGTATTGGCACAACCATCCCTCATTGAGCTACTTGTTCAGCGGCATGTTCATTGGCCCCACCAGCCAAGCACCGCGTGTGGACGAAGCACGTAACGACCAAATTTACGAACTTGAAATTGCGCTGGCCGAAATCCAAAAGAACCGCGACAAGTTTGGCGATGACATGCCACCGTGGATCGTGGATCGCACGCTGCGCAACTTGCTGATTGACGTCACAGGCAACACCCACCGCAGTGAGTTTTGTATCGACAAGCTCTACTCGCCCGATTCGTCCACCGGACGTTTGGGCTTGCTCGAACTACGCGCTTTTGAGATGCCACCGCACGAACGCATGAGCATCGTGCAGCAGCTCTTGCTGCGCGCCTTGGTCGCTCGTTTTTGGGAGCAGCCTTACAAAGCATCCGCCACCCGTTGGGGCACCGAGCTGCACGACCGCTTCTTGCTGCCGCATTTCGTCAAAGCGGACTTTGACGATGTGCTGACCGAGTTGGGCGACTGTGGTTTTCAGTTCGACCCCGAATGGTTTGCCCCTCACTTTGAATTCCGATTCCCTCGCGTGGGCGATTTGCAAACACTGGGCATTAACCTCACGTTGCGCAACGCCTTGGAGCCTTGGCACGTCATGGGCGAAGAAGGCTCCAGCGGCGGTACGGTGCGCTATGTGGATTCGTCGCTCGAACGCATTGAGGTGCATGTGGCAGGACTCAACCCGAGCCGCCACACCATCACCGTCAATGGCCGCCCCTTGCCTTTGCAACCCACAGGGACCGTGGGCGAATACGTGGCCGGTGTGCGTTACCGCGCATGGGCTCCGTCTTCTGCCTTGCACCCGACCATTGGCGTGCATGTGCCACTGACCTTTGACATTGTGGACACTTGGATGAAGCGCTCAGTGGGCGGCTGCCAGTACCACGTGGCGCACCCGGGTGGACGCAACTACGACAGCTTTCCTGTCAACGCGTATGAGGCTGAGAGCCGCCGCTTGTCGCGCTTCTTCCCGCTGGCCCACACGCCGGGCAAATTGGATGTGCCTCAAGCCACCGTGGGGGTGCCTGCCAGCAAAGAGTTCCCCTTCACGCTGGATTTGCGACGCGACTAA
- a CDS encoding circularly permuted type 2 ATP-grasp protein, protein MVKGLAHSADSGHFDELQGKCSPLLVQPMAEPKTTPTHTPAPEAEPDLSPAWQTFFDQLGSTGLDDLDRRTQTLARQVRDNGITYNVYASQGGPQRPWALDLFPLIITPDSWQQIEVGVKQRARLLERMMADVYGPQQLIREAMIPPALVQGHPGYLRAMHGVAPVGGTHLHIAAFDLARGPDGNWAVVSQRTQAPSGLGYLLENRLLISRQFPQAFEAMSIQRLAATYRVWVESLKAHSPEGANAHVALLTPGPYNETYFEHAYLARYLGLTLVEGHDLTVRDERVYLRTLRGLEPVHVLLKRMDDEFLDPLELRADSTLGIPGLLQAVRAGNVVVANAPGSAFLESPALLGFLPALSEKLLGEELQLPALDTWWCGERAALASVLPRLEHMAIKPTYPGSTTHGTFDATLGRTLTQAQRDEWVGRITRQPDRYTLQAYSPLSQMPTWKNTTEGVVQRSVMLRVFALRNSAGDGPDAWRVLPGGLARIAAPDAQIASMQRGGSSADVWVQTEADVDRSSLLPKYNLASNFKHRERMVTSRAAENLYWLGRYTERSENMVRLVRLCIEALNGEDPASRSLWAWLQLLTQRQGLVPVGVPSAHAATDDKATSTPSMGARRRVFERTLIACLDQDDHSTSVGYNLRALHQAASSLRERLSPEHWNAIVHCVDQFSADCARAGSPREFSAVQAMQALDAASSALAAITGAQTDRMTRDDGWQLLSIGRHVERLGFLSSALDLAVEVGAFEGAADEAHSADENSSHFAALLSLFDSTITFQAQYQQSRELAPLIELLVQDNDNPRSLAWVARALRGRLSKLAKTPMGEPDALARLVPTLKNTDLEQLCASNDAGHHPNLRACLTECMQAAWQVSDAITARYFSHTDDADSVGA, encoded by the coding sequence GTGGTGAAGGGCCTTGCGCATTCCGCCGACAGCGGGCACTTTGATGAGCTGCAAGGCAAGTGTTCGCCACTGCTTGTGCAGCCAATGGCAGAGCCTAAAACTACGCCTACGCATACGCCTGCTCCAGAAGCCGAACCCGATTTAAGCCCCGCCTGGCAAACCTTTTTTGACCAGCTCGGCAGCACAGGCCTAGACGACCTCGACCGCCGCACCCAAACCCTCGCTCGCCAAGTGCGCGACAACGGCATCACCTACAACGTGTATGCCAGCCAAGGTGGCCCACAGCGGCCTTGGGCTTTGGACCTGTTCCCCCTCATCATCACCCCCGACAGCTGGCAGCAGATTGAAGTGGGCGTGAAGCAACGCGCACGTTTGCTCGAGCGCATGATGGCCGATGTGTATGGCCCGCAGCAATTGATTCGCGAAGCCATGATTCCACCCGCCTTGGTGCAGGGCCACCCTGGCTACTTGCGCGCCATGCATGGCGTGGCGCCTGTGGGTGGGACACATTTGCACATCGCGGCGTTTGACTTGGCGCGTGGGCCTGACGGCAACTGGGCCGTGGTGTCGCAACGTACGCAAGCGCCTTCGGGCTTGGGCTACTTGTTAGAAAACCGCTTACTCATTTCGCGCCAGTTTCCGCAAGCGTTTGAGGCCATGAGCATTCAGCGCCTCGCGGCCACCTACCGTGTGTGGGTGGAGTCGCTCAAGGCGCACAGCCCTGAAGGGGCGAATGCACACGTGGCCTTGCTCACACCTGGGCCCTACAACGAAACGTATTTCGAACACGCTTACCTCGCCCGCTATTTGGGCCTCACCTTGGTCGAAGGCCATGACCTGACCGTGCGCGACGAGCGTGTGTACCTGCGCACCTTGCGCGGCTTAGAGCCCGTGCATGTGTTGCTCAAGCGCATGGACGATGAGTTCTTAGACCCGTTGGAGTTGCGCGCTGACTCCACCTTGGGCATTCCCGGTTTGCTGCAAGCCGTGCGCGCAGGGAATGTGGTGGTGGCCAATGCGCCGGGCTCGGCATTTTTAGAGTCGCCCGCTTTGTTGGGCTTCTTACCCGCACTCAGCGAAAAGCTGTTGGGCGAAGAACTGCAACTGCCGGCACTCGACACTTGGTGGTGTGGCGAACGCGCGGCCTTGGCGTCAGTGTTGCCGCGACTTGAACACATGGCCATCAAGCCCACCTACCCGGGCTCGACCACGCACGGCACGTTTGATGCAACGCTCGGTCGCACACTCACCCAAGCACAACGCGACGAATGGGTGGGCCGCATCACCCGCCAGCCCGACCGCTACACCTTGCAGGCCTACTCACCACTGTCGCAAATGCCCACGTGGAAAAACACCACCGAAGGCGTGGTGCAACGTTCGGTCATGCTGCGTGTGTTTGCCTTGCGCAACAGCGCTGGCGATGGCCCAGATGCGTGGCGTGTGTTGCCCGGTGGTTTGGCGCGCATTGCAGCACCGGATGCACAAATTGCCTCCATGCAACGCGGCGGCAGCAGCGCCGATGTGTGGGTACAAACCGAAGCCGATGTGGACCGCAGCAGCTTGCTGCCCAAGTACAACTTGGCCTCTAACTTCAAACACCGCGAGCGCATGGTCACCAGCCGTGCCGCAGAAAACTTGTATTGGCTAGGTCGCTACACAGAGCGCAGCGAAAACATGGTGCGCTTGGTACGCCTGTGCATCGAAGCACTGAACGGCGAAGACCCCGCCTCACGCAGCCTGTGGGCGTGGTTGCAATTGCTCACCCAACGCCAAGGCTTGGTGCCTGTGGGTGTGCCATCCGCGCACGCTGCCACTGACGACAAAGCCACCAGCACCCCCAGCATGGGTGCACGCCGCCGCGTGTTCGAACGCACACTCATTGCCTGCCTCGACCAAGACGACCACAGCACCAGCGTGGGCTACAACTTGCGAGCGCTCCATCAAGCTGCTTCATCGCTGCGCGAACGCTTGTCGCCCGAGCACTGGAACGCCATCGTGCATTGTGTGGACCAGTTCAGCGCCGATTGCGCACGAGCAGGTTCGCCACGCGAGTTCTCAGCCGTGCAAGCCATGCAAGCCCTCGATGCTGCTAGCTCGGCACTCGCGGCCATCACCGGCGCACAAACCGACCGCATGACACGCGATGACGGTTGGCAACTTCTGAGCATCGGCCGCCATGTGGAGCGCTTGGGCTTTTTGTCGTCAGCCCTCGACTTGGCGGTGGAAGTGGGCGCGTTTGAAGGCGCGGCTGACGAAGCGCACAGCGCAGACGAAAACAGCTCGCACTTTGCAGCTTTGTTGTCGCTGTTTGACAGCACCATCACCTTCCAAGCGCAGTACCAACAAAGCCGCGAACTGGCCCCGCTCATCGAGCTGTTGGTGCAAGACAACGACAACCCACGCTCGCTGGCTTGGGTGGCGCGTGCGCTGCGCGGACGTTTGTCGAAGTTGGCCAAAACGCCGATGGGAGAACCCGATGCACTGGCCCGCTTGGTACCCACTTTGAAAAATACCGATTTAGAACAGCTCTGCGCATCTAACGATGCAGGCCATCACCCCAACCTACGTGCTTGCCTGACCGAGTGCATGCAAGCCGCGTGGCAGGTGTCGGACGCCATCACCGCGCGTTATTTCAGCCACACCGACGACGCCGACAGCGTGGGGGCCTGA
- a CDS encoding transglutaminase family protein, whose amino-acid sequence MLLYITHTTTYHYVPQVNTAQHMAHLLPRSDAAQTVQHAELHITPTPAATSTHVDVFGNNRTFFSLPVVHDTLSITAKSTVDTHFIAYPPEQALTTPAWENVREHFVYHSGAAWDAATEYVFASPYMQPHPDFAEYARASFVPARPVLAAACDLMTRIHQEFTYEAASTDINTPALEALKSRKGVCQDFAHILIGCLRTQGLAARYVSGYLVTEVPEGQTRLIGSDASHAWVSVYVPNDLDDAAETAKTGALATHGQWFDLDPTNNRWGLSSPGIDYVTLAIGRDYADVSPVRGVIHGGASHTLEVAVTVQPASELAAASVQTQTQSQSQTQSQSQGQSQSQSQSQSEAR is encoded by the coding sequence ATGTTGCTGTACATCACCCACACCACCACTTACCACTATGTGCCGCAGGTCAACACCGCGCAGCACATGGCGCATTTGCTGCCGCGCAGCGATGCTGCACAAACGGTGCAACACGCCGAGCTGCACATCACACCCACACCAGCAGCGACCAGCACGCATGTGGATGTGTTTGGCAACAACCGCACTTTCTTCTCGCTGCCCGTGGTGCACGACACACTCAGCATCACAGCCAAGAGCACGGTGGACACCCACTTCATCGCCTACCCACCCGAGCAAGCCTTGACCACGCCCGCCTGGGAAAACGTGCGCGAACACTTTGTGTATCACTCGGGCGCTGCGTGGGACGCGGCTACCGAATACGTGTTTGCCTCGCCCTATATGCAGCCGCATCCCGACTTTGCCGAATATGCGCGTGCCAGTTTTGTGCCCGCTCGCCCCGTGCTGGCAGCCGCGTGCGATTTGATGACGCGCATTCACCAAGAGTTCACGTATGAGGCCGCCAGCACAGACATCAACACGCCTGCGCTCGAAGCCCTCAAAAGCCGCAAAGGCGTGTGCCAAGACTTTGCGCACATCCTCATCGGTTGCTTGCGCACACAAGGTTTGGCCGCACGTTATGTGAGCGGCTATTTGGTAACCGAAGTACCTGAAGGCCAAACCCGCTTGATAGGCAGCGATGCCTCGCACGCATGGGTGTCGGTTTATGTACCCAACGATTTAGACGACGCAGCTGAAACCGCCAAGACCGGCGCACTTGCCACCCACGGCCAATGGTTTGACCTTGACCCCACCAACAACCGCTGGGGCCTCAGCTCGCCCGGCATCGACTACGTGACCTTGGCCATTGGCCGCGACTACGCGGATGTATCGCCTGTGCGCGGCGTGATTCATGGCGGAGCTAGCCACACGTTGGAAGTTGCTGTGACGGTGCAACCGGCTTCTGAGTTGGCAGCAGCTTCTGTGCAAACGCAAACACAGTCGCAATCACAAACCCAAAGTCAATCGCAAGGTCAGTCGCAAAGCCAATCACAAAGCCAAAGCGAAGCACGCTGA
- a CDS encoding RidA family protein: MSVYDKLQTLNITLPPVAVPAAAYVPFVQTGNLVFLSGHIAKQDGKVWTGQLGKTMQTTEGAQAARAVAVDLLGTLHAAVGDLNKVKRIVKVMSLVNSSPDYTEHHLVTNGCSELIGQVFGDKGTHARSAFGVAQLPLGACVEIELIAELA, translated from the coding sequence ATGAGCGTTTACGACAAACTCCAAACCCTGAACATCACCCTGCCCCCCGTGGCTGTGCCCGCTGCAGCCTATGTGCCGTTTGTGCAAACAGGCAACTTGGTGTTTTTGAGCGGCCACATTGCCAAACAAGACGGCAAGGTGTGGACTGGTCAGCTGGGTAAAACCATGCAAACTACCGAAGGCGCACAAGCCGCACGCGCTGTGGCTGTGGATTTGTTGGGCACCTTGCACGCTGCCGTGGGCGACCTGAACAAGGTCAAGCGCATCGTCAAAGTAATGAGCTTGGTCAACTCCAGCCCCGACTACACCGAGCACCACTTGGTGACCAATGGTTGCAGCGAACTCATCGGCCAAGTGTTTGGCGACAAAGGCACGCACGCACGCAGCGCGTTTGGCGTGGCGCAACTGCCTTTGGGTGCTTGTGTGGAAATTGAGCTGATTGCCGAACTCGCCTAA